The proteins below come from a single Mycobacterium parmense genomic window:
- a CDS encoding glucose 1-dehydrogenase: MGRVDGKVALISGGAGGMGAEDARLLVEEGAKVVIGDILDDQGKALADEIGDSARYVHLDVTQPDQWDAAVATAVGEFGKLNVLVNNAGTVALGQLKNFDLGKWQRVIDVNLTGTFLGMRVAVEPMTAAGGGSIINVSSIEGLRGAPAVHPYVASKWGVRGLAKSAALELAPLNIRVNSIHPGFIRTPMTAHLPEDLVTIPMGRPGEVREVATFVVFLASDESSYATGSEFVMDGGLVTDVNHKEF; encoded by the coding sequence GTGGGACGGGTAGACGGCAAGGTAGCGCTGATCAGTGGCGGCGCCGGCGGCATGGGCGCCGAAGACGCGCGGCTGCTGGTCGAGGAGGGCGCCAAGGTGGTGATCGGCGACATCCTCGACGACCAGGGCAAGGCGCTGGCCGACGAGATCGGTGACTCCGCGCGTTATGTGCACCTCGACGTCACCCAGCCCGACCAGTGGGACGCCGCGGTCGCCACGGCCGTCGGCGAGTTCGGAAAGCTCAACGTGCTGGTGAACAACGCCGGCACCGTCGCGCTCGGGCAACTCAAGAATTTCGACCTGGGCAAGTGGCAGCGGGTGATCGACGTCAACCTGACGGGCACCTTCCTGGGCATGCGGGTGGCCGTCGAGCCGATGACCGCGGCCGGCGGGGGCTCGATCATCAACGTGTCGTCCATCGAGGGCCTGCGTGGCGCCCCGGCGGTGCACCCGTATGTCGCGTCGAAGTGGGGGGTGCGCGGGCTGGCCAAGTCGGCCGCATTGGAGTTGGCGCCGTTGAACATTCGGGTCAATTCGATCCACCCGGGCTTCATCCGCACCCCGATGACCGCGCACCTGCCCGAGGACCTGGTCACCATCCCGATGGGCCGGCCGGGCGAGGTGCGGGAGGTCGCGACGTTCGTGGTGTTCCTGGCCAGCGACGAATCCTCCTATGCGACCGGCAGCGAGTTCGTCATGGACGGCGGGCTGGTGACCGACGTCAACCACAAGGAGTTCTAG